A genomic region of Lytechinus pictus isolate F3 Inbred chromosome 2, Lp3.0, whole genome shotgun sequence contains the following coding sequences:
- the LOC129272048 gene encoding dual specificity testis-specific protein kinase 2-like: MDFIGDTTTGESWTLSRGMRELVLSQQEWFSLALDIAKSLGVIHEKGFLMNDLKEDNCLLRKGTTGRWQAVIVDFGLACSRTEPFSYCFSIEDKEKYQRKEIYTHIAPECALDDHPISVSSDVFQLGRLLTMMGDRTNTADLTAIGNICRQATHLCRPTIDEIVDELERVM, encoded by the exons ATGGATTTCATCGGGGACACGACTACGGGTGAGAGCTGGACACTCAGCCGCGGCATGAGAGAGTTAGTACTGAGTCAACAAGAATG gTTCAGTCTGGCTCTCGACATTGCCAAGTCACTTGGGGTGATTCATGAGAAAGGCTTTTTGATGAACGACCTCAAGGAAGACAACTGCTTGCTTCGTAAAGGTACAACTGGGCGGTGGCAGGCAGTTATCGTAGACTTTGGGCTGGCTTGTTCCCGAACCGAACCCTTCTCCTACTGCTTTTCCATCGAGGATAAGGAGAAGTACCAAAGAAAG GAGATCTATACCCACATTGCCCCAGAATGCGCTCTCGATGACCATCCGATCTCTGTCTCGAGCGACGTGTTCCAGCTCGGCCGTCTGTTGACCATGATGGGAGATCGTACGAACACCGCCGATCTCACCGCCATCGGGAACATCTGTCGGCAGGCTACACACCTCTGCCGACCCACCATCGACGAGATCGTCGACGAGCTCGAGAGGGTAATGTAG